The following are encoded in a window of Arctopsyche grandis isolate Sample6627 chromosome 4, ASM5162203v2, whole genome shotgun sequence genomic DNA:
- the LOC143910163 gene encoding uncharacterized protein LOC143910163 isoform X1, translating to MSLIINLLKDEEEVPVEVFPDEDFTAVLQKASILVGYEIDISSLIGEDEVSMTDSVYEYFMKQESLLTMQDQLESDSNVLEYLNDDVDTLNQYPDQNTTIVAGDDEKEEDCENVIKIIELSENEDYDEPEIKPLIKSEAMDYIPTLNEENAFLNTVNQFEEYFSNEKVPNVNRIIETIVKNRVTCHFCNIRVSNMKDPKRNYIFDEKNQVYFNKNLIENITMNAKLICSKCLGNNFKKLGKSVDKNLVKDEYIVVTDGLKLIYKALPDEETFKNRRKSKIVVRQDPNDQFMEDSTISKNNTMTKKKRGRKKIDDTSNDNTNFVVRRKLTKDITDSDLELNKKSSVIKRKLEMDGTISEIFISADGSNADEVCSPSKKMSKVSSENELICRSCGLQFEDLASVVEHGHVHQVHNRINGIPCGLCLRSFKSFSILKRHVFGEHQLSQSDSTKLAQTKEQLKRILEGDYDDKESTLIEVKPEIVTRCSKKEEQSEENEEEDLTDRLHKYLSGEMDADTFFQQEYYKSDPDSQLIPDEDDDDLEVWIVQAENPDEAEDGESITDDANVEELTITAEDEPEDDGDELAFLNATDNVTTEIVENIENIDTNIVEEFQEVDYFEDPEYDPENNDDNESVKSKDEKRPKKRWSTQAKHKCEICNKSYTTQSRLEQHKCHPSGNSEDKKDDLTCSICKENFLSKVRLQFHRQTHREGGWQHMSCDQCGRRDFASEHELFDHIYFSHKKPYTCPFDGCIKTFKLKKLLKTHVRDHGLKKYVCNICNQRFQVHQTLKEHMVLHLKVKPFQCHICHKYMSKASRLRMHLLVHTSQQNPAHILVCKICDSAFKDVTEAEAHCENSYDCEPKEDDKDGVYDEDMYEEMGIQILSPTRYYNDDEDVKSSWRKTDVLPKKENINSLEIDIEGNNEGPTLSNKHSLLMQLSDVARKTVTAVWIDKVFCCQYCEKVYYTKEALHQHRYIHNGVPEPYQCHLCEARFLTYARCTAHKSTHGYFKEGGAPSLRDFPVVKHYLCDLCDKSNLLWTTVSVHFRHHHKYNINRRLPPPCKNCCTQYNTSWELGKHRRIKHRKEVHAAAKAPIKVVNYSYKCMQCDQQLPNRAALTSHRKALHGDDDPGRKSNKTTGLLVCSECGKTYATKPALLTHIKWHTEHGVGIEAARRRKRAFGKGNHICSTCGLGFYSAANLRAHIDRIHEKSYKYTCEECGKGHFTHVEMETHKLTHTGERPFKCPDCPRAYVTKAILNKHYRNHTGERPYSCDLCGATFKTAHSRNYHKIKHENGKLPAPLIVLEVKGGNSKALQAALHDSFQVMGDKKEGRSVKQYSEDGDSIKEEIEEFHQEVNEEEVLVRTSEMDDSDDNIITVQEESPDGVHIVYKRIVRGLDENGCENEYTIEYEEVQ from the exons ATGTCGTTGATAATCAACTTGTTGAAGGATGAGGAGGAGGTTCCCGTGGAAGTTTTTCCAGATGAAGATTTCACTGCTGTACTACAGAAAGCCAG taTCTTGGTTGGCTACGAAATTGACATTAGTAGCCTGATAGGAGAAGATGAAGTTAGCATGACTGATAgcgtttatgaatattttatgaaacaGGAGTCCCTTTTGACTATGCAAGATCAATTGGAAAGTGATTCCAACGTTTTGGAATATTTAAATGATGATGTTGATACGCTAAATCAATATCCCGATCAAAATACAACAATTGTCGCAGGTGATGATGAAAAGGAAGAAGACTGTGagaatgttattaaaataattgagttATCGGAGAATGAAGATTATGATGAGCCAGAAATAAAACCGCTAATAAAATCTGAAGCCATGGACTATATTCCTACTCTGAATGAAGAAAATGCATTCCTTAACACTGTGAATCAGTTTGAAGAATATTTCAGCAATGAAAAAGTTCCAAATGTTAACAGAATAATTGAAACAATTGTCAAAAATAGGGTGACTTGCCATTTCTGTAACATAAGAGTTTCTAATATGAAAGATCCAaaacgaaattatatttttgatgaaaaaaatcaagtttatTTCAACAAGAATCTTATTGAAAATATCACTATGAATGCCAAACTCATATGCAGCAAATGTCTtggaaataatttcaaaaaattaggAAAATCGGTAGATAAAAATTTGGTCAAAGATGAATATATTGTTGTTACTGATGGACTCAAGTTGATATATAAGGCGTTACCAGATGAGGAGACTTTCAAAAATAGACGAAAATCTAAAATTGTTGTTAGGCAAGATCCCAATGACCAATTTATGGAAGACAGTActatttctaaaaataataccaTGACCAAGAAAAAAAGAGGTCGTAAAAAGATCGATGATACCTCCAATGATAACACAAATTTTGTTGTCCGAAGAAAACTTACAAAAGACATTACTGATTCTGACTTGGAACTGAATAAAAAATCATCAGTTATCAAAAGAAAATTAGAAATGGATGGTACTAtatctgaaatttttatttctgcGGATGGATCAAATGCAGATGAAGTGTGTTCTCCAAGTAAAAAGATGTCTAAAGTATCCTCAGAAAATGAACTGATTTGTCG GTCATGTGGTTTACAATTTGAAGATTTGGCGTCAGTTGTGGAACATGGACATGTCCATCAAGTTCacaacagaattaatggaattCCCTGTGGTCTTTGCTTGCGTA GTTTCAAAAGTTTCAGCATTCTCAAACGGCATGTTTTTGGTGAACATCAATTGAGTCAGAGTGATTCAACTAAATTAGCGCAAACCAAAGAGCAGTTGAAAAGAATTTTAGAAGGCGATTATGATGATAAAGAGAGTACGTTGATTGAAGTTAAACCTGAAATTGTTACCCGTTGCAGTAAAAAAGAAGAACAGTCTGAAGAGAATGAAGAGGAAGATTTAACAGATAGATTACATAAGTATCTATCTGGTGAAATGGATGCCGACACATTCTTTCAACAAGAAT aCTATAAATCAGATCCAGACAGTCAA TTAATACCCGATGAAGACGATGATGACCTGGAAGTTTGGATCGTTCAAGCAGAAAATCCTGATGAAGCGGAAGATGGAGAAAGTATTACAGATGATGCAAATGTGGAAGAGTTAACGATCACAGCTGAAGATGAACCTGAAGATGACGGTGATGAATTAGCATTTCTTAATGCCACCGATAATGTGACAACAGAAATTGttgaaaatatagaaaatattgaCACTAACATTGTTGAAGAATTCCAAGAAGTTGATTACTTTGAGGATCCTGAATACGATcctgaaaataatgatgataacGAAAGTGTCAAATCTAAAGATGAAAAAAGACCCAAAAAACGATGGAGTACTCAGGCaaaacacaaatgtgaaatttgcaa caAAAGTTATACAACTCAATCGCGTCTTGAACAGCACAAGTGTCATCCATCTGGTAACTCTGAAGATAAAAAAGATGATTTAACATGTTCAATTTGTAAAGAGAACTTTTTATCGAAAGTCCGTTTACAATTCCATAG ACAAACTCATAGAGAGGGCGGCTGGCAGCACATGAGTTGTGATCAATGTGGCCGGAGAGATTTTGCTTCGGAACATGAATTGTTCGACCACATATATTTCAGTCATAAGAAACCGTATACTTGTCCTTTCGATGGATGTATCAAAACGTTCAAGCtcaa AAAATTATTGAAAACTCATGTAAGAGATCATGGATTAAAGAAATATGTTTGTAACATATGCAACCAACGTTTTCAAGTTCACCAAACGCTCAAAGAGCATATGGTACTGCATTTAAAG GTTAAACCTTTCCAATGTCATATTTGTCACAAGTATATGAGTAAAGCATCGAGATTACGTATGCATTTATTGGTTCACACCTCGCAACAAAATCCTGCTCACATTCTTGTGTGTAAAATATGTGACAGTGCTTTTAAAGATGTCACAGAAGCTGAG GCTCATTGTGAAAATAGCTACGATTGTGAACCAAAAGAAGATGACAAAGACGGCGTATATGATGAAGATATGTATGAGGAAATGGGAATCCAAATCCTGTCTCCGACTCGATACTACAATGACGACGAAGATGTGAAATCTAGCTGGAGAAAAACTGACGTTTTACCGAAAaaag aaaatattaattcaCTTGAAATAGACATAGAAGGGAATAATGAAGGACCTACACTATCAAATAAACACAGTCTTCTGATGCAACTTTCTGACGTAGCAAGAAAAACTGTCACTGCAGTTTGGATCGATAAAGTGTTTTGTTGCCAATATTGTGAAAA agTGTATTACACAAAGGAGGCTCTTCACCAACACAGATATATTCACAATGGGGTTCCCGAACCGTATCAGTGCCATCTGTGTGAAGCCAGATTCCTCACATACGCCAG ATGCACTGCTCACAAGTCTACGCATGGTTATTTCAAAGAAGGTGGAGCGCCGTCGTTGAGAGACTTCCCTGTCGTCAAACACTATCTGTGTGAT TTGTGTGACAAAAGTAATTTATTGTGGACCACCGTCAGTGTTCATTTTAGGCACCACCATAAGTACAACATTAACCGACGTTTGCCGCCACCGTGTAAAAATTGCTGCACTCAGTACAATACAAG TTGGGAGTTAGGTAAACATCGTCGGATTAAACACAGAAAAGAAGTTCACGCAGCTGCCAAGGCTCCGATTAAAGTTGTTAA CTATTCTTATAAGTGTATGCAGTGTGACCAGCAACTGCCAAATAGAGCTGCATTAACTTCGCATAGAAAGGCGTTACACGGAGATGATGATCCCGGAAGAAAGTCAAATAAAACTA caGGTCTTTTAGTGTGTTCCGAGTGTGGGAAAACATACGCCACTAAACCAGCTCTACTCACCCACATCAA ATGGCATACGGAACACGGAGTCGGTATTGAAGCCGCTAGGCGACGAAAGCGAGCATTTGGAAAAGGAAATCACATATGTTCAACTTGCGGGCTCGGATTTTATTCGGCAGCAAATCTCAGAGCACATATAGA TCGTATTCACGAGAAGTCTTACAAGTATACTTGTGAAGAATGCGGCAAAGGTCACTTTACGCACGTAGAAATGGAAACACACAAACTGACGCACACCGGTGAAAGACCATTCAAATGTCCCGATTGTCCTAGAGCCTATGTCACTAAAGCTATACTTAACAAGCACTATAG gaacCACACGGGTGAGCGACCATACTCGTGTGATTTGTGTGGAGCTACATTTAAAACTGCTCATTCTCGCAATTATCACAAGATCAAGCATGAAAATGGAAAGCTTCCTGCTCCGTTGATTGTTTTGGAAGTAAAGGGTGGCAATTCAAAGGCTTTGCAAGCTGCTCTACACGATTCTTTCCAG GTCATGGGGGATAAGAAGGAAGGCAGAAGTGTAAAACAATATTCTGAAGACGGAGACAGTATAAAAGAAGAAATTGAAGAGTTCCATCAGGAAGTTAACGAAGAAGAGGTATTGGTGAGAACTTCGGAAATGGATGATTCTGATGATAATATCATTACGGTGCAAGAGGAATCACCGGATGGTGTGCATATTGTTTACAAGAGGATAGTTAGAGGCCTTGACGAAAATGGCTGTGAAAATGAATACACCATAGAATATGAAGAAGTTCAGTAg
- the LOC143910163 gene encoding uncharacterized protein LOC143910163 isoform X2 yields MSLIINLLKDEEEVPVEVFPDEDFTAVLQKASILVGYEIDISSLIGEDEVSMTDSVYEYFMKQESLLTMQDQLESDSNVLEYLNDDVDTLNQYPDQNTTIVAGDDEKEEDCENVIKIIELSENEDYDEPEIKPLIKSEAMDYIPTLNEENAFLNTVNQFEEYFSNEKVPNVNRIIETIVKNRVTCHFCNIRVSNMKDPKRNYIFDEKNQVYFNKNLIENITMNAKLICSKCLGNNFKKLGKSVDKNLVKDEYIVVTDGLKLIYKALPDEETFKNRRKSKIVVRQDPNDQFMEDSTISKNNTMTKKKRGRKKIDDTSNDNTNFVVRRKLTKDITDSDLELNKKSSVIKRKLEMDGTISEIFISADGSNADEVCSPSKKMSKVSSENELICRSCGLQFEDLASVVEHGHVHQVHNRINGIPCGLCLRSFKSFSILKRHVFGEHQLSQSDSTKLAQTKEQLKRILEGDYDDKESTLIEVKPEIVTRCSKKEEQSEENEEEDLTDRLHKYLSGEMDADTFFQQEYYKSDPDSQLIPDEDDDDLEVWIVQAENPDEAEDGESITDDANVEELTITAEDEPEDDGDELAFLNATDNVTTEIVENIENIDTNIVEEFQEVDYFEDPEYDPENNDDNESVKSKDEKRPKKRWSTQAKHKCEICNKSYTTQSRLEQHKCHPSGNSEDKKDDLTCSICKENFLSKVRLQFHRQTHREGGWQHMSCDQCGRRDFASEHELFDHIYFSHKKPYTCPFDGCIKTFKLKKLLKTHVRDHGLKKYVCNICNQRFQVHQTLKEHMVLHLKVKPFQCHICHKYMSKASRLRMHLLVHTSQQNPAHILVCKICDSAFKDVTEAEAHCENSYDCEPKEDDKDGVYDEDMYEEMGIQILSPTRYYNDDEDVKSSWRKTDVLPKKDIEGNNEGPTLSNKHSLLMQLSDVARKTVTAVWIDKVFCCQYCEKVYYTKEALHQHRYIHNGVPEPYQCHLCEARFLTYARCTAHKSTHGYFKEGGAPSLRDFPVVKHYLCDLCDKSNLLWTTVSVHFRHHHKYNINRRLPPPCKNCCTQYNTSWELGKHRRIKHRKEVHAAAKAPIKVVNYSYKCMQCDQQLPNRAALTSHRKALHGDDDPGRKSNKTTGLLVCSECGKTYATKPALLTHIKWHTEHGVGIEAARRRKRAFGKGNHICSTCGLGFYSAANLRAHIDRIHEKSYKYTCEECGKGHFTHVEMETHKLTHTGERPFKCPDCPRAYVTKAILNKHYRNHTGERPYSCDLCGATFKTAHSRNYHKIKHENGKLPAPLIVLEVKGGNSKALQAALHDSFQVMGDKKEGRSVKQYSEDGDSIKEEIEEFHQEVNEEEVLVRTSEMDDSDDNIITVQEESPDGVHIVYKRIVRGLDENGCENEYTIEYEEVQ; encoded by the exons ATGTCGTTGATAATCAACTTGTTGAAGGATGAGGAGGAGGTTCCCGTGGAAGTTTTTCCAGATGAAGATTTCACTGCTGTACTACAGAAAGCCAG taTCTTGGTTGGCTACGAAATTGACATTAGTAGCCTGATAGGAGAAGATGAAGTTAGCATGACTGATAgcgtttatgaatattttatgaaacaGGAGTCCCTTTTGACTATGCAAGATCAATTGGAAAGTGATTCCAACGTTTTGGAATATTTAAATGATGATGTTGATACGCTAAATCAATATCCCGATCAAAATACAACAATTGTCGCAGGTGATGATGAAAAGGAAGAAGACTGTGagaatgttattaaaataattgagttATCGGAGAATGAAGATTATGATGAGCCAGAAATAAAACCGCTAATAAAATCTGAAGCCATGGACTATATTCCTACTCTGAATGAAGAAAATGCATTCCTTAACACTGTGAATCAGTTTGAAGAATATTTCAGCAATGAAAAAGTTCCAAATGTTAACAGAATAATTGAAACAATTGTCAAAAATAGGGTGACTTGCCATTTCTGTAACATAAGAGTTTCTAATATGAAAGATCCAaaacgaaattatatttttgatgaaaaaaatcaagtttatTTCAACAAGAATCTTATTGAAAATATCACTATGAATGCCAAACTCATATGCAGCAAATGTCTtggaaataatttcaaaaaattaggAAAATCGGTAGATAAAAATTTGGTCAAAGATGAATATATTGTTGTTACTGATGGACTCAAGTTGATATATAAGGCGTTACCAGATGAGGAGACTTTCAAAAATAGACGAAAATCTAAAATTGTTGTTAGGCAAGATCCCAATGACCAATTTATGGAAGACAGTActatttctaaaaataataccaTGACCAAGAAAAAAAGAGGTCGTAAAAAGATCGATGATACCTCCAATGATAACACAAATTTTGTTGTCCGAAGAAAACTTACAAAAGACATTACTGATTCTGACTTGGAACTGAATAAAAAATCATCAGTTATCAAAAGAAAATTAGAAATGGATGGTACTAtatctgaaatttttatttctgcGGATGGATCAAATGCAGATGAAGTGTGTTCTCCAAGTAAAAAGATGTCTAAAGTATCCTCAGAAAATGAACTGATTTGTCG GTCATGTGGTTTACAATTTGAAGATTTGGCGTCAGTTGTGGAACATGGACATGTCCATCAAGTTCacaacagaattaatggaattCCCTGTGGTCTTTGCTTGCGTA GTTTCAAAAGTTTCAGCATTCTCAAACGGCATGTTTTTGGTGAACATCAATTGAGTCAGAGTGATTCAACTAAATTAGCGCAAACCAAAGAGCAGTTGAAAAGAATTTTAGAAGGCGATTATGATGATAAAGAGAGTACGTTGATTGAAGTTAAACCTGAAATTGTTACCCGTTGCAGTAAAAAAGAAGAACAGTCTGAAGAGAATGAAGAGGAAGATTTAACAGATAGATTACATAAGTATCTATCTGGTGAAATGGATGCCGACACATTCTTTCAACAAGAAT aCTATAAATCAGATCCAGACAGTCAA TTAATACCCGATGAAGACGATGATGACCTGGAAGTTTGGATCGTTCAAGCAGAAAATCCTGATGAAGCGGAAGATGGAGAAAGTATTACAGATGATGCAAATGTGGAAGAGTTAACGATCACAGCTGAAGATGAACCTGAAGATGACGGTGATGAATTAGCATTTCTTAATGCCACCGATAATGTGACAACAGAAATTGttgaaaatatagaaaatattgaCACTAACATTGTTGAAGAATTCCAAGAAGTTGATTACTTTGAGGATCCTGAATACGATcctgaaaataatgatgataacGAAAGTGTCAAATCTAAAGATGAAAAAAGACCCAAAAAACGATGGAGTACTCAGGCaaaacacaaatgtgaaatttgcaa caAAAGTTATACAACTCAATCGCGTCTTGAACAGCACAAGTGTCATCCATCTGGTAACTCTGAAGATAAAAAAGATGATTTAACATGTTCAATTTGTAAAGAGAACTTTTTATCGAAAGTCCGTTTACAATTCCATAG ACAAACTCATAGAGAGGGCGGCTGGCAGCACATGAGTTGTGATCAATGTGGCCGGAGAGATTTTGCTTCGGAACATGAATTGTTCGACCACATATATTTCAGTCATAAGAAACCGTATACTTGTCCTTTCGATGGATGTATCAAAACGTTCAAGCtcaa AAAATTATTGAAAACTCATGTAAGAGATCATGGATTAAAGAAATATGTTTGTAACATATGCAACCAACGTTTTCAAGTTCACCAAACGCTCAAAGAGCATATGGTACTGCATTTAAAG GTTAAACCTTTCCAATGTCATATTTGTCACAAGTATATGAGTAAAGCATCGAGATTACGTATGCATTTATTGGTTCACACCTCGCAACAAAATCCTGCTCACATTCTTGTGTGTAAAATATGTGACAGTGCTTTTAAAGATGTCACAGAAGCTGAG GCTCATTGTGAAAATAGCTACGATTGTGAACCAAAAGAAGATGACAAAGACGGCGTATATGATGAAGATATGTATGAGGAAATGGGAATCCAAATCCTGTCTCCGACTCGATACTACAATGACGACGAAGATGTGAAATCTAGCTGGAGAAAAACTGACGTTTTACCGAAAaaag ACATAGAAGGGAATAATGAAGGACCTACACTATCAAATAAACACAGTCTTCTGATGCAACTTTCTGACGTAGCAAGAAAAACTGTCACTGCAGTTTGGATCGATAAAGTGTTTTGTTGCCAATATTGTGAAAA agTGTATTACACAAAGGAGGCTCTTCACCAACACAGATATATTCACAATGGGGTTCCCGAACCGTATCAGTGCCATCTGTGTGAAGCCAGATTCCTCACATACGCCAG ATGCACTGCTCACAAGTCTACGCATGGTTATTTCAAAGAAGGTGGAGCGCCGTCGTTGAGAGACTTCCCTGTCGTCAAACACTATCTGTGTGAT TTGTGTGACAAAAGTAATTTATTGTGGACCACCGTCAGTGTTCATTTTAGGCACCACCATAAGTACAACATTAACCGACGTTTGCCGCCACCGTGTAAAAATTGCTGCACTCAGTACAATACAAG TTGGGAGTTAGGTAAACATCGTCGGATTAAACACAGAAAAGAAGTTCACGCAGCTGCCAAGGCTCCGATTAAAGTTGTTAA CTATTCTTATAAGTGTATGCAGTGTGACCAGCAACTGCCAAATAGAGCTGCATTAACTTCGCATAGAAAGGCGTTACACGGAGATGATGATCCCGGAAGAAAGTCAAATAAAACTA caGGTCTTTTAGTGTGTTCCGAGTGTGGGAAAACATACGCCACTAAACCAGCTCTACTCACCCACATCAA ATGGCATACGGAACACGGAGTCGGTATTGAAGCCGCTAGGCGACGAAAGCGAGCATTTGGAAAAGGAAATCACATATGTTCAACTTGCGGGCTCGGATTTTATTCGGCAGCAAATCTCAGAGCACATATAGA TCGTATTCACGAGAAGTCTTACAAGTATACTTGTGAAGAATGCGGCAAAGGTCACTTTACGCACGTAGAAATGGAAACACACAAACTGACGCACACCGGTGAAAGACCATTCAAATGTCCCGATTGTCCTAGAGCCTATGTCACTAAAGCTATACTTAACAAGCACTATAG gaacCACACGGGTGAGCGACCATACTCGTGTGATTTGTGTGGAGCTACATTTAAAACTGCTCATTCTCGCAATTATCACAAGATCAAGCATGAAAATGGAAAGCTTCCTGCTCCGTTGATTGTTTTGGAAGTAAAGGGTGGCAATTCAAAGGCTTTGCAAGCTGCTCTACACGATTCTTTCCAG GTCATGGGGGATAAGAAGGAAGGCAGAAGTGTAAAACAATATTCTGAAGACGGAGACAGTATAAAAGAAGAAATTGAAGAGTTCCATCAGGAAGTTAACGAAGAAGAGGTATTGGTGAGAACTTCGGAAATGGATGATTCTGATGATAATATCATTACGGTGCAAGAGGAATCACCGGATGGTGTGCATATTGTTTACAAGAGGATAGTTAGAGGCCTTGACGAAAATGGCTGTGAAAATGAATACACCATAGAATATGAAGAAGTTCAGTAg